One window of Saprospiraceae bacterium genomic DNA carries:
- a CDS encoding AMP-binding protein, giving the protein MSDLRPWLKNYPAGIPANVKTDLYPSLREFVAECLVKFAPLKAFTIMGQSMTYKELDDKSNAFAAYLQYRGLKPGDRMALMMPNLFQYPIAILGAIRAGVVIVNTNPLYTPREMEFVFVNSKVKAIVIVENFASNLEKILSKTAIEVIITTTIGELMGGLKGSIIDFTVKYIKRMVPRFKLHNTVNFSTALRQGARQSIKAFTVKPDDIAILQYTGGTTGVSKGAMLTHHNLLSNIEQIRAVICYYLKDGKETTLSPLPMYHIFAFAVNLMAMMTIGANTVLILNARDLGSIIKAFRQHPISLMTGVNTLYNALMNHPDFGKINFSSLKVTVAGGMALQSSVAERWKALTGCGLSEGYGMTEASPVVSLNPIDGNGKPGSIGLPVPSTDVRIVDESGRVCGFGEIGEIQVRGPQVMLGYLDRPDETAKTIIDGWLCTGDIGSMDADGYFRIVDRKKDMIIVSGFNVFPAEIEEVLSRHPKVLEVAAIGIPDEKSGEVVKVFIVKRDKSLDEEEVERYCRENFTNYKLPKAIEFRESLPKTNIGKVLRRELRG; this is encoded by the coding sequence ATGTCCGACTTAAGGCCCTGGCTTAAAAATTATCCTGCCGGCATTCCAGCTAATGTGAAAACGGATTTATACCCCTCTTTACGAGAATTTGTAGCAGAATGCCTTGTCAAATTTGCTCCCCTTAAGGCTTTTACGATTATGGGTCAATCCATGACGTATAAGGAATTGGATGACAAGTCAAATGCATTTGCAGCGTATTTGCAGTATCGTGGACTAAAACCCGGAGATCGGATGGCCTTGATGATGCCCAATTTATTTCAATATCCGATTGCCATTTTAGGTGCCATACGGGCCGGGGTTGTAATCGTAAATACCAATCCATTGTACACTCCTCGGGAAATGGAATTTGTGTTTGTCAATTCCAAGGTCAAAGCCATTGTGATTGTCGAAAATTTTGCATCCAATTTGGAAAAAATACTATCTAAAACTGCGATTGAAGTCATTATTACTACCACAATAGGTGAATTGATGGGCGGACTGAAAGGAAGCATCATAGACTTTACAGTAAAATACATCAAGCGGATGGTTCCGCGCTTTAAGCTGCACAATACGGTCAATTTTTCTACTGCTTTAAGACAAGGAGCCAGACAATCCATCAAAGCATTTACCGTAAAACCAGACGACATCGCCATTTTACAATATACAGGAGGTACTACCGGAGTCAGTAAAGGAGCCATGCTGACCCATCATAATTTATTGTCCAATATCGAGCAAATCCGGGCAGTCATTTGCTATTATCTGAAGGATGGCAAGGAAACGACTTTATCCCCACTCCCTATGTATCATATTTTTGCTTTTGCGGTTAATTTGATGGCCATGATGACCATTGGGGCTAACACTGTCTTGATTCTGAATGCCCGGGATCTTGGTTCGATTATCAAGGCTTTTAGGCAGCATCCAATCAGCTTGATGACTGGGGTCAACACCTTGTACAATGCCCTCATGAATCATCCGGACTTTGGCAAGATCAATTTTAGTTCGCTGAAAGTCACGGTTGCCGGAGGCATGGCTTTGCAATCCAGTGTAGCGGAACGTTGGAAGGCTTTAACAGGATGCGGTTTGAGTGAAGGGTATGGCATGACGGAAGCTTCGCCCGTGGTAAGTCTGAATCCCATTGATGGGAATGGCAAACCGGGATCGATTGGATTGCCGGTACCCTCCACGGATGTCAGGATTGTAGATGAATCAGGCAGGGTGTGTGGATTTGGAGAAATTGGAGAAATTCAAGTGCGGGGACCACAAGTCATGCTGGGTTATTTGGATCGACCGGACGAAACTGCTAAAACCATTATTGATGGGTGGTTATGTACCGGAGATATAGGCTCCATGGATGCCGATGGCTATTTTAGAATTGTGGATCGCAAAAAAGACATGATCATTGTTTCAGGCTTTAATGTATTCCCGGCTGAAATTGAGGAAGTTTTATCCCGACATCCGAAAGTGCTTGAAGTTGCTGCTATTGGTATTCCAGATGAGAAATCGGGGGAGGTAGTCAAAGTCTTTATTGTAAAACGAGACAAAAGCCTTGATGAAGAAGAAGTTGAACGGTATTGCCGTGAAAATTTTACAAATTATAAACTTCCAAAAGCCATTGAATTTCGGGAATCATTACCTAAGACAAATATTGGAAAAGTTTTGCGTAGGGAATTGAGAGGATAA
- a CDS encoding IS110 family transposase: MTNLQVKADFTGRIMFIGIDIHLKNWHVSLYYEQKLIKSFRQEGCPKTLSNYLNEHYPGAKYVCAYESGFSGFWAQRQLEQLGIECIVVHAADVPQTNKGKHFKTDKMDSKRIGAALGSGMLRGIYIPEAEAESDRQLVRCNVKLGNDVTACKHRIKSMLYQLGISIPQQYNNGNWSNKFMTWLKDLRFENESTRLALDLYFQTLLNLRQEKLNALRQIRRLQNKDRYSKLFKLLTSIPGIGPMTAITLLTEIVDMKRFNNFDELNSFIGFCPNEYSSGDKERKGRMSFRQHKRLRSLLIENAWIAIRNDPALLLYYSETKAKLGEKRAIVKIARKLVSRIRMVWNNEKPYEIGVVATNKIKKQNQIKQ, from the coding sequence ATGACAAATTTACAAGTAAAAGCGGACTTTACTGGCCGCATTATGTTTATCGGTATCGACATACATTTAAAAAATTGGCATGTTTCATTATATTATGAGCAGAAACTTATAAAGAGTTTCCGGCAAGAAGGATGTCCAAAGACGTTGTCAAATTATTTAAATGAGCATTATCCAGGTGCGAAATATGTATGTGCATATGAATCCGGATTTAGTGGATTTTGGGCACAGCGTCAATTGGAGCAGTTAGGAATTGAGTGTATTGTGGTTCATGCAGCAGATGTACCCCAGACGAACAAAGGAAAGCATTTTAAAACAGACAAAATGGACTCCAAAAGGATTGGAGCTGCATTGGGAAGCGGTATGTTGCGAGGTATATACATTCCCGAAGCAGAAGCAGAATCAGACCGTCAATTAGTTCGATGTAATGTAAAATTGGGAAATGATGTTACAGCATGTAAGCATCGCATCAAGAGTATGTTATACCAACTTGGAATATCAATACCACAACAATATAATAATGGAAACTGGAGTAATAAATTTATGACATGGTTAAAGGATCTTCGCTTTGAAAATGAATCAACCAGACTAGCTTTAGACCTATACTTTCAAACCTTACTTAACTTGCGACAAGAAAAGCTAAATGCTTTGCGACAGATTCGGAGGCTACAGAACAAGGATCGGTATTCAAAATTATTTAAGTTATTAACGAGTATTCCAGGCATAGGGCCAATGACAGCAATTACTTTGCTAACTGAAATTGTGGACATGAAACGATTTAACAATTTTGATGAATTAAATAGTTTTATAGGATTTTGTCCAAATGAATATTCCAGCGGAGACAAAGAACGCAAAGGAAGAATGTCTTTTAGACAGCACAAAAGACTCCGCTCATTGCTAATTGAGAATGCCTGGATAGCCATTCGTAATGACCCCGCTCTGCTGTTATATTATAGTGAAACTAAAGCTAAATTGGGAGAAAAGAGGGCTATTGTAAAAATTGCACGAAAATTAGTATCCAGAATCAGAATGGTTTGGAATAACGAAAAACCATATGAGATAGGTGTTGTGGCCACCAATAAAATCAAAAAACAAAATCAAATTAAACAGTAA
- the crtI gene encoding phytoene desaturase, with product MPETKNIAVIGAGISGMAAAIQLAAKGMQVSIYEKNASFGGRGQAFQKEGFFFDMGPSWYWMPDVFEDFFNEFGKSCADYFQLVRLDPSYQILFENEPVVVPAQVEETYALFESIEPGSSIFLRKFLDQARIKYETGMKDFVRKPSLHWHEFFELRLLKAAFQIELFKSFEKSIFKNIKDYRLRQLLCFPVLFLGAKPSDTPALYSLMNYADLVLGTWYPIGGMHKLFEALYQLALEKGVQFHFNTAIEKINIERGRTVGIQIQNQSISCDAILSAADYHHTESALIDPAYRQYSDAYWESRKMSPSALIFYLGVSKKLDQLLHHNLFFKSDFNQHAANIYDHPAWPENPLFYVCVPSKTDAGVAPTGMENLFILIPLAAGLQDSKTEQDSLFSFAIDHLEKHTGQSIRDYIVVNERMSVADFYTAYNSFKGNAYGLSNALLQTAVLKPRIRSKKVKGLYYAGQLSHPGPGLPPCLISGQISALQLLKDLKL from the coding sequence ATGCCTGAAACGAAAAACATTGCCGTAATTGGTGCCGGTATTTCCGGAATGGCAGCTGCTATTCAATTGGCAGCTAAGGGCATGCAGGTAAGCATTTATGAAAAGAATGCTTCTTTTGGAGGAAGGGGTCAGGCATTTCAAAAAGAGGGTTTCTTTTTTGATATGGGACCCAGCTGGTATTGGATGCCCGATGTGTTTGAAGATTTTTTTAATGAGTTTGGGAAAAGCTGTGCAGATTACTTTCAATTGGTTCGCCTGGATCCCTCATATCAAATCTTATTTGAAAACGAACCAGTTGTTGTTCCGGCACAGGTAGAAGAAACCTATGCCTTGTTTGAATCCATTGAACCGGGAAGCTCCATTTTCTTGCGAAAATTTTTAGACCAGGCCCGAATTAAATATGAAACCGGCATGAAGGATTTTGTAAGAAAACCTTCCTTACACTGGCATGAATTTTTTGAATTGCGCTTGTTGAAAGCTGCATTTCAAATTGAATTATTTAAATCATTTGAAAAAAGTATTTTTAAGAATATCAAGGATTACCGATTGCGGCAGCTATTGTGTTTTCCTGTGTTGTTTTTAGGCGCTAAGCCTTCTGATACACCGGCATTGTACAGTTTAATGAATTATGCGGATTTGGTATTAGGAACTTGGTATCCTATAGGGGGTATGCATAAATTATTTGAAGCCTTGTATCAATTAGCTCTGGAGAAAGGGGTTCAGTTTCACTTTAATACTGCCATCGAAAAAATAAATATCGAACGAGGAAGAACCGTTGGTATTCAAATTCAAAATCAATCAATTTCCTGTGATGCTATTTTATCTGCTGCAGATTATCATCATACAGAATCCGCATTAATTGATCCGGCCTACCGTCAATATTCCGATGCCTATTGGGAATCCAGAAAAATGTCTCCTTCCGCTTTAATATTTTATTTGGGTGTATCAAAAAAACTGGATCAACTCTTACATCATAATTTATTTTTTAAATCAGATTTTAATCAACACGCCGCAAACATTTACGATCATCCAGCCTGGCCGGAAAATCCGTTGTTTTATGTTTGCGTACCAAGTAAAACAGATGCTGGTGTCGCTCCCACAGGGATGGAAAATCTATTCATTTTAATTCCATTGGCAGCCGGGCTTCAGGATTCTAAAACCGAGCAAGATTCCTTGTTTTCATTTGCAATTGACCATCTTGAAAAACATACAGGTCAGTCTATTCGGGATTATATTGTTGTCAATGAACGAATGTCTGTAGCAGATTTTTATACTGCATACAATAGTTTCAAAGGAAATGCGTATGGATTATCCAATGCCCTTTTGCAAACCGCTGTTTTAAAACCACGCATTCGTTCGAAAAAAGTTAAAGGGCTCTATTATGCCGGACAACTGAGTCATCCCGGTCCTGGTTTACCTCCCTGTTTAATTTCAGGTCAGATAAGTGCCTTACAATTACTAAAAGATCTTAAGTTATGA
- a CDS encoding glycosyltransferase family 2 protein, with the protein MQTLSIVIPVYNEERTIHLILHAIAEVKLSNNIQKEIILVNDCSTDHTEAALKFYMESNPTQNLKYVAHEINKGKGAALHTGIQQATGDYIIIQDADLEYDPREYNDLLKPILEGHADVVYGSRFTSGHPHRILFFWHSIGNKFLTFISNVFTNLNLTDMETCYKLFKADILKGLTLKEKRFGFEPEVTAKIARIKGLRIYEVGISYYGRTYLEGKKINWKDGFRAIYCILKYNLGG; encoded by the coding sequence GTGCAAACCTTATCCATAGTTATTCCAGTTTATAATGAAGAGCGGACCATTCACTTGATATTGCATGCAATTGCAGAAGTCAAATTGAGCAATAACATTCAAAAAGAGATTATTTTAGTAAATGATTGTTCGACTGATCATACGGAAGCAGCGCTTAAATTTTATATGGAAAGCAATCCGACTCAAAATTTAAAGTACGTTGCCCATGAAATTAATAAAGGCAAAGGAGCTGCATTGCATACCGGAATTCAACAAGCAACGGGAGATTACATCATCATTCAGGATGCTGATTTAGAATATGATCCCAGGGAATACAACGACTTGCTTAAACCCATTTTAGAAGGACATGCAGATGTGGTATACGGGTCAAGATTTACGAGCGGACATCCGCACCGGATTTTATTCTTTTGGCATTCAATTGGAAATAAATTTTTAACCTTTATTTCAAATGTCTTTACCAATCTCAATTTGACCGATATGGAAACCTGCTATAAATTATTCAAAGCAGACATCCTGAAAGGACTTACTCTAAAAGAAAAGCGCTTTGGTTTTGAACCAGAAGTTACCGCTAAAATTGCACGGATCAAAGGCCTTCGCATCTATGAAGTCGGCATTTCATATTACGGTCGCACCTACCTTGAAGGGAAAAAAATTAACTGGAAGGACGGTTTCAGGGCCATTTATTGTATTTTGAAGTATAATTTGGGTGGATAG
- a CDS encoding phytoene/squalene synthase family protein, with the protein MSSIQMYQDFSRHCSKEITHRYSSSFSLGIRMFAKPYRSPICAIYGFVRLADEIVDTFYKTDQDFLLKQFREETKNAIQYQISLNPILQSFQEIVNKYQIPMHLIDAFLDSMEMDLHKKTFSREELKIYVYGSAEVVGLMCLCIFVNGNTAHYEKLKTYASSLGSAFQKINFLRDIKSDFEERGRVYFPDLQLPNFSHSDKRAIEQEIEDEFKEGLKGIRLLPTPVRLGVYLAYTYYWRLFLKIQHAKPEQLLKKRFRIPNFQKLMLLSTSFVKVRLNLNF; encoded by the coding sequence ATGAGTTCAATTCAAATGTATCAGGATTTTAGCCGTCACTGCAGTAAAGAGATAACACATCGTTACAGCAGTTCCTTTTCTTTGGGCATCCGGATGTTTGCAAAGCCTTATCGAAGTCCGATATGTGCTATTTATGGATTTGTAAGATTGGCCGATGAAATTGTTGATACCTTTTATAAAACGGATCAGGATTTTTTATTGAAACAATTTCGGGAAGAAACTAAAAATGCCATTCAATATCAAATTAGTTTAAATCCAATTTTACAAAGCTTTCAGGAAATTGTAAACAAGTACCAAATTCCAATGCATTTAATCGATGCTTTTTTAGACAGCATGGAAATGGATTTGCATAAAAAAACATTTTCAAGAGAAGAATTAAAAATATATGTCTATGGATCAGCTGAAGTGGTTGGATTGATGTGTTTATGCATATTTGTAAATGGCAACACGGCGCACTATGAAAAACTTAAAACCTATGCAAGCAGCTTAGGTTCTGCATTTCAAAAAATAAATTTTTTAAGAGATATCAAATCGGATTTTGAGGAGCGGGGACGCGTTTATTTCCCAGATTTACAATTACCAAATTTTAGTCATTCTGACAAACGAGCGATTGAACAAGAAATTGAAGACGAATTTAAAGAAGGTTTAAAAGGCATTCGTCTGTTACCTACTCCAGTCAGGCTTGGTGTGTATTTAGCGTATACTTATTATTGGCGATTGTTTTTAAAAATTCAACACGCAAAACCGGAACAATTACTTAAAAAAAGATTTCGAATTCCGAATTTTCAGAAACTCATGTTGTTGAGTACATCCTTTGTAAAGGTTCGATTGAATTTAAATTTCTAG
- a CDS encoding DUF3089 domain-containing protein, whose translation MKIRIEFLALTALVFISCGSLRPKKVFEQIPIPAAPDYSKPESWAALPQKTDPADSTPEGLRDDQLLSQADVFFLHPTSYLDGKKHNTWNAALNDEKINKKTDLGSILYQASLFNNVGKIYAPRYRQAHLYAFFSKDTSSSKKALDLAYNDIKQAFEYYLEHYNNGRPIILAGHSQGARHLIHLMQDYFDNNILRRKLVVCYAVGFPIPTDLYKFLKPCEDSNETGCICSWRTYKIGHEPKFLETEKESIVITNPLDWTTQRGVYSDKSKNKGSVIDNIQEAPVPGLSGAEIFKTILWVDKPKFKGSFLYPFSNFHRGDFNIFYMNVRENAQQRLNAFWKQ comes from the coding sequence ATGAAAATTAGAATTGAATTCCTGGCACTCACAGCCTTAGTTTTTATCAGTTGTGGTAGCCTTCGGCCTAAAAAGGTATTTGAGCAAATTCCCATACCCGCAGCTCCGGATTATTCCAAACCTGAATCCTGGGCGGCTTTACCTCAAAAAACCGATCCGGCCGATTCAACGCCAGAAGGTTTGAGGGACGACCAACTCCTCAGTCAGGCTGATGTGTTCTTTTTACATCCCACCAGTTATCTGGACGGTAAAAAGCACAATACCTGGAATGCAGCTCTGAACGACGAAAAAATTAATAAAAAAACCGATTTGGGAAGTATTTTATATCAGGCAAGTTTGTTTAACAATGTTGGAAAAATATATGCCCCTCGATACCGTCAGGCACATTTATATGCTTTTTTTTCCAAAGACACAAGCTCTTCAAAAAAAGCATTGGATTTAGCTTATAACGATATAAAACAAGCATTTGAATATTATCTGGAACACTACAATAACGGAAGGCCGATCATACTTGCAGGACACAGCCAGGGAGCAAGACATCTGATTCATTTGATGCAAGATTATTTTGACAATAATATTCTCAGAAGAAAATTAGTTGTATGTTATGCAGTAGGATTTCCAATTCCGACAGACTTGTATAAATTTTTAAAACCATGCGAAGACTCAAATGAAACCGGATGTATTTGCAGTTGGAGAACTTATAAAATTGGACACGAACCCAAATTTCTTGAAACTGAAAAAGAATCCATCGTCATAACCAATCCATTGGATTGGACTACACAAAGAGGCGTTTACTCTGATAAATCAAAAAACAAAGGCTCTGTCATTGACAATATTCAAGAAGCACCGGTCCCAGGATTGTCCGGAGCAGAAATTTTCAAAACGATCTTATGGGTTGATAAACCAAAATTTAAAGGAAGTTTCTTGTACCCCTTTTCAAATTTTCACAGAGGAGATTTCAATATTTTTTACATGAACGTTCGTGAGAATGCACAACAACGATTAAATGCTTTTTGGAAACAATAA
- a CDS encoding IS3 family transposase, whose translation MIRDNKWGVSVEKMCNIFGMGRSSYYAWLKRVPDSGSELESKIRTIFYKSKSSYGSPRIVEELRDQHIKTSKSTVARIMNKLRLVAKPKKKFVVTTDSNHDNPISENILNREFYASRVNHKWVSDTYIATRQGWCYLTAILDLADRMVVSWHLSNTLNAEHTIVIAMNKALEKIE comes from the coding sequence ATGATTCGAGATAATAAATGGGGAGTTAGTGTTGAAAAGATGTGCAATATATTTGGAATGGGTAGATCTTCCTACTATGCTTGGCTTAAACGAGTACCTGATTCAGGTTCGGAATTAGAAAGCAAGATTAGGACTATATTTTACAAAAGCAAATCTTCCTACGGAAGCCCACGAATCGTTGAGGAATTAAGAGATCAACATATTAAAACATCTAAATCCACAGTGGCACGGATCATGAACAAACTTAGATTGGTAGCAAAGCCTAAGAAAAAGTTTGTAGTAACAACTGATTCTAATCACGACAACCCAATCAGTGAAAATATCCTCAATCGAGAATTTTATGCAAGTAGGGTTAATCACAAATGGGTTAGTGACACCTATATTGCTACCAGACAAGGATGGTGTTATTTAACAGCCATCCTGGATTTGGCTGATCGAATGGTAGTTTCTTGGCATCTAAGCAACACATTAAATGCCGAACATACCATTGTAATAGCTATGAACAAAGCACTGGAAAAAATAGAATAG
- a CDS encoding inositol monophosphatase gives MDSKRIEEICCKAVGIVKDAALFIKAELGQVQDDQILEKEKHSLVSYVDIETEKKLVTQLRLLLPEADYITEENTTDSLPPGELKWIIDPLDGTTNFLKGIPIFSISLALVKGEEILIGIVHDIMQDACFYSWLNGGAYCNGKKIQVSDVKQLEEAVIATGFPYQRKWMDNLAQILITILNKSRGVRRLGSAAIDLAYTACGRFDGYYETRLNSWDMAAGILLIREAGGRVTNFEDHPEGILKSHHILASNGKIHDELAVLTKNAILGQ, from the coding sequence ATGGATTCCAAACGTATTGAAGAAATTTGTTGCAAAGCAGTGGGCATTGTCAAAGATGCAGCTTTATTTATTAAAGCGGAATTAGGCCAGGTACAAGATGATCAAATCCTTGAAAAAGAAAAACACAGTTTAGTATCCTACGTCGATATTGAAACAGAAAAAAAACTGGTTACACAACTTCGATTACTGCTTCCAGAAGCTGATTACATCACGGAAGAAAACACAACAGATTCCTTGCCACCCGGAGAATTAAAATGGATCATTGATCCATTGGACGGGACTACTAATTTTTTAAAGGGAATTCCAATTTTTTCTATCAGCTTGGCTTTGGTCAAAGGAGAAGAAATTTTAATTGGCATTGTCCATGATATTATGCAAGATGCATGTTTCTACAGTTGGTTGAATGGTGGCGCGTATTGCAATGGAAAAAAAATTCAAGTAAGTGATGTTAAGCAATTAGAAGAAGCGGTCATTGCAACCGGTTTTCCATACCAACGAAAATGGATGGATAATTTGGCTCAAATTCTCATAACCATATTAAATAAATCAAGAGGTGTGAGGCGTTTGGGATCTGCTGCCATTGACTTGGCTTACACAGCATGTGGCCGGTTTGATGGGTATTACGAAACCCGATTAAATTCCTGGGATATGGCTGCCGGCATCTTATTAATTCGGGAAGCTGGTGGTAGGGTCACTAATTTTGAAGACCATCCGGAAGGCATTTTAAAATCACACCATATTTTAGCCAGCAATGGCAAAATTCACGATGAATTAGCTGTTTTAACTAAAAATGCAATTCTCGGACAATAA
- a CDS encoding ABC transporter permease produces MNYFEIFLLAWSNVRANLLRSILTLVIIALGIMALVGILTSIDSMIYSMSSNFSSLGANSFNISRKSTEFRRHGRNNNYKESPPFTFQQVTDFKDRFSDRATVTISFNGSSNAVAQYLDKKTNPTTRIKGIDENFFKVNGYEIESGRNFSSHELEDGNPKAIIGAELVKRLFDEVPEKAINKTILINGQHFQIVGVLKSKGASMNEGADRRIFIPLLRAKMNYANAFSNYNMDVAVSNQLDMDNIISQAIGILRVIRELKAYQDNNFEIIKSDGIVEFLKDNTVKLRGAAIAIGLMTLLGAAIGLMNIMLVSVTERTREIGIAKALGATRQNIIYQFLTEAIIICQLGGILGILLGIPVGNIVSIIIGGDFLIPWAWIILGLVVCMIVGILSGIYPALKAAGLDPVEALRYE; encoded by the coding sequence ATGAATTACTTCGAAATTTTTTTACTAGCCTGGTCCAATGTTCGCGCCAATTTATTGCGTTCTATTTTGACCTTGGTGATTATAGCACTCGGGATCATGGCCTTGGTGGGTATACTTACTTCCATTGACAGTATGATATACAGCATGAGCAGTAATTTTTCATCATTGGGTGCCAATAGTTTTAATATTTCAAGAAAATCCACTGAGTTTCGCAGGCATGGCCGAAACAATAATTACAAAGAATCTCCACCATTTACATTTCAGCAAGTCACCGATTTTAAAGATCGGTTTTCTGATCGCGCGACCGTGACCATTTCATTTAATGGAAGCTCAAACGCTGTAGCACAATATCTCGATAAAAAAACAAATCCGACAACGCGAATTAAAGGAATTGATGAAAATTTCTTTAAGGTCAATGGATATGAAATTGAAAGCGGCAGAAATTTCTCAAGTCATGAATTGGAAGATGGAAATCCCAAAGCAATTATTGGAGCCGAATTGGTTAAACGTCTGTTTGATGAAGTACCAGAAAAGGCAATTAATAAAACCATCTTGATCAACGGACAACATTTTCAAATCGTAGGCGTACTAAAATCAAAAGGTGCCAGTATGAATGAGGGTGCAGACCGGAGAATTTTTATTCCATTGCTTCGTGCAAAAATGAATTATGCCAATGCCTTTTCAAATTACAACATGGATGTGGCCGTTTCCAATCAGTTGGATATGGATAATATCATTTCTCAGGCCATTGGAATTTTACGTGTCATTCGAGAATTAAAAGCTTACCAGGATAATAATTTTGAAATCATCAAAAGCGATGGCATTGTTGAATTTTTAAAAGACAATACCGTCAAACTTCGAGGCGCTGCCATTGCCATTGGATTGATGACCTTACTAGGTGCCGCTATCGGACTAATGAACATCATGTTGGTTTCCGTAACAGAGCGGACCCGTGAAATTGGTATTGCAAAAGCATTGGGTGCAACCCGTCAAAATATCATTTATCAGTTTTTAACCGAAGCCATTATTATTTGCCAATTGGGTGGTATTCTGGGAATCTTACTTGGAATTCCGGTAGGCAATATTGTATCCATCATTATTGGGGGCGACTTTTTAATCCCTTGGGCCTGGATTATTTTAGGTTTAGTGGTTTGTATGATTGTTGGCATCTTATCCGGAATTTATCCTGCATTAAAAGCAGCCGGATTGGATCCGGTTGAAGCTTTGAGATATGAGTAA
- a CDS encoding transposase, translated as MEFNIVAWFWHLLNKNKNIQQSMSRKANCWDNAVAESFFKTIKSECIKNQIFEDIYEAKKHIFDYIERWYNTHRKHSSIGFMSPLQKNKLLTNRLDV; from the coding sequence GTGGAATTCAATATAGTTGCTTGGTTTTGGCACCTTTTAAATAAAAATAAAAACATACAACAAAGCATGAGCAGAAAGGCAAACTGCTGGGACAATGCAGTAGCTGAAAGTTTTTTTAAAACTATTAAATCAGAATGCATTAAAAATCAGATATTTGAAGATATTTATGAAGCTAAAAAGCACATATTTGATTATATCGAAAGATGGTATAATACTCATAGAAAACACAGTTCAATTGGTTTTATGAGTCCTTTACAGAAAAATAAATTATTAACTAACAGACTAGATGTTTAG